In the genome of Neovison vison isolate M4711 chromosome 4, ASM_NN_V1, whole genome shotgun sequence, the window ACCCCaggtatacaaaaaaaaaatgagctcacACTTCAGGTTGAACAAGTTTCAGCTTTGCCACTTAACATTTGTATAACCTTGAGCAATTTTTTAACTTCAAACACcaccctcatctataaaatagaaataatgtcaTGCATCTCAGAGAATTGTGGTGAAAATTGTTACAGATGGAAATTAGTTCTTTTGAGCCATTGGTGCTTTGTGGTTGATAGTTTCTATTAAAATTCTCAATTAAAAAGCTTAGTCATCCACAGCAAGGAATTTTTAATgctactatttattgagcatttactatattGCAATGCTCTATACCCATGTTAAGcactttatataaattatgtcCTATACTCTTCATAAAAACCTACTACTATTAGTGTTACAGAAATGGAAGTAGAAAGTAAGCTTTATTTCTGGTTCCAATGTGTTTCCTTTACATGCCTTActttcttttgctcagctgcATCTAATGGGCTATACTTTTAGTAATCTCTAGCCATCTTAAATTTTCAGGACTAAAACAGCAACCAACTAACTGAATATATTTATGTAACATGTTATTTTCATCATGTTTTGTCCACCCCTAGAGACCTGCTCTAAATTTACTTGAAGGCAGTTAAGAATTTCCAATATGTTCGttgaaaaaatgcatttatagttatgcttaaaaaaataaagttgttatcAAGAAATCTCACCCACATTCATATGTCCACAGATCTTCATTAAGGACCAAATTGTATGTATGATATACATAACCTCATTGCAACATTGTCCTTAGAGACCATGTTTTGAGAATTCTTACTGTTACAAGAAAAGTAAAATTCAGcaaattcttttttgttaatatggtttttaattctgaaatagTAAAATTGTCTtggagaaaatttgaaaaatatttttctaaagtgaTGTGGTATTGAAGAAAGAGTCAGTATCTTTCAGACCAGATTCAAAACTCAAATCCACCTCTTATCTATCTGGACAATTTATTAACATTGCTGAATCTTGAATTTTTCCTGTAAAGTGGGAACAATCTATGAAGAGGTGATGTGAGTTAAATGAGAACAGTGTCTGATCATAATAGCAAGTCAACAAATGTTAGTAACTATCCCTCCCTAGGAAATGCATCTCAAGGCAGGCATAATTCATGTTCTGCTTTGTAAAGAGGTAGGAATACCCTAACTCCAATAATGTGCTCCCTGCCCTCCTTTGATAGTAgactacctttattttttaataaaagtgagGTACCCTCTCCCATTGCGCACTCTGAATGTTCCCATTAAAGGGCATTCATGGACCATGACTGCTCTTCTTTTGTCTGCTCCAGTGTATTACTTTTGGCTTCaccaaatatttttacaaaataaggtcatctttaaaaaaaaaaacaaacactattgGGTATCTTGAAATTGGATGAAGAAAAACCACAGGCTTTTATTCTTAATAGCTTTGGGAAAATACAGTGTCAGTACAAAACCCCATAGTGGACAATTAAGTAAAGTGCACAGAAATACCATTAAAGGATTGATCTGACTTGCCACATATTTCATGCAACCTTTTAAAACACAcaagtaaatatttttctctgagtCTAGATCTAAATAGGCAAAGAAAAGAGTTGGAATGAcaataaatctgtttaaaaaatgaagttaattatgtaaataaagcatatgtaaataaaattacaatcaTCATGCAAATGAAACATAATAACAGAAATACCATTTTTTACATATTACCTTATTAAGGCATTGGACAatagatcaagaaacagaatgttctagaaaataaacttttaattattAGTAAGCATCATGTACTTTTTCCAAAAGAGGTTTTATTGTGTTGAATCAAAGGTGGCATTCTGGCACTGAGAAGCTCCACAGGCACCCAAGACCTCATCCCCTAATCCTGAGCTTGCCTGGATTCCTGATGATGTTGGCAGTCATCAACTTGTCTGGATTTGAAACTACATTATATCCCTTCATATAGCTGCCTTTGCCAAGCAGATGAGCTGGCTCTGTCCTACTGTTctattggtaatttttttaatcctgtgCTTCTGTTGAGATTGTATAAATCCTTCTAGAGAGATAAAAGCTCCTGCGAATTCATTGTTTAGGGAGCAGGTACTGCGGAAGAGAATGCTCTAGGGAAATGTGTCAAGTTTGCATTCTGGTCCCATCATTGCTGTTTACTTCCTGTTAGCAAGTCATcttcacctctctgaacttcTGTATCTTCTTTTGTAAAGGGATAACAACCCACCTTCTCAGATTGGTTTGAAACCCCAGATCATATAGAGACAATGCATGGAGAAGCACTTGGTTACTGTTAACTGCTTTGTACtgcaaattcatttatttgattacTTCCTTATGGCCACCCAAAGGGACTACTACAGGATTCACTGGTGTGGACCACTGATACTTGTATCTGTCTTTATTCAAAACTTTATTCTGTTCATTTAATTCAAAAATGAAGCTCTCCTTTAACATGTTTTTTACTGCCTTCCTTTCTAACTTTCTTCTTGCTGTTAATGTCACCTCAGCTTTCCTTAGCTAGCAAATCAGAATCTCAAAGCTCATCTTTGAGCTCATCTCTCTCTAATCTTGAAGTAACCAAATCCTGTGGGGTCTTCCTTTAACATCCCtgaaattcattctttcattttctttttcctggccaCAATTCCAGTTTGGGCCCGGCACCAAACCTGGGATATAACAACAGTCTCTTTGCCTTGAGTTTCTTTTCTCCAGCCTATACACTGCTGTCAAATTCATCTTGATAAATGACCACATTGAGTGTGGCTGCATTCCCCCACTCTACTATCTTCAATAGACCTTCCACTGtatgcaaaataaaattgagaCTGGCTTCAATCAGTCTTACTAGCTGTGCCCACACAAGTCTCGCTGCCTGTGAGACTCACTGAATCACCCTTCCTTGTTCCTGGGATCTTGCTCACACCATTTTCAAAGtaccctctttcttcttctccaaatCATACCCCATTTTCCAAGCCCTGCCCAAGTTCCACCACCCCATGAAGACTTCTTGAGTCCTCACAACTCACAGTGATCTAATTTGCTGAAGAAAGTCTACCAATGGAGTGTTCGAAGAGTCAGCAATCAACTATACACTAACTATCCCTCAACACTGTTTATGTAGTTGTGTTGGAATACAGTTAGCTTAGGTCATGTCATTTACATTTCACAGAGCACCTCGTCTATTTATCCATGTTGCCAGGTTTTACTTAAATGCAGGAAGTTTAAAGAAACATGTGGAGAACAAGTTAGAAATTCTCCTGGATTCCACCCCCAGAGATGCTATAAGGAAGGTCCAGGTGACAGCCAAATACCTGTTTCCAGCAAGTTCAGAGTGATGTTGATGCTGCTGAGTACTTTCAAGCATCTCACACAGACCCGTACATTAAAGCTAATATGTATTTATGGATACTCAGtagtgttttttcctcttttcttctattGTAAGCTCACATTCTGTCTCTTCTTCCCTTTAGATTGATTTTGAAGATGTGATAGCAGAACCAGAAGGAACACACAGTTTTGATGGCATCTGGAAGGCCAGCTTCACCACCTTCACTGTGACAAAATACTGGTTTTACCGCTTGCTGTCTGCCCTCTTTGGCATCCCAATGGCACTCATCTGGGGCATTTACTTTgccattctttctttcctgcacATCTGGGCAGTTGTACCGTGCATTAAGAGTTTCCTGATTGAGATTCAGTGCGTCAGCCGTGTGTATTCCATCTACGTCCACACCTTCTGTGACCCGTTCTTTGAGGCTGTTGGCAAAATATTCAGCAGTATTCGCATCAACAtgcagaaagaaatataaatgacattttaaggATAGAAGTatacctgattcttttttttttccttttaattttcttggtgCCAATTTCAAGTTTTAAGTTGCTGGTACAGCAACAGTATATGAATGAATTTTCTTGGTTCAGAACAAAGAAATCACTCAGTTTTCATAACCATTATTTGTGTCTTCTGAgctatttcatctatttttttttttttggtggtcttgattttttaaacccatttaaaatttttttccttacattCTTAT includes:
- the CAV1 gene encoding caveolin-1 isoform X1, whose product is MSGGKYVDSEGHLYTVPIREQGNIYKPNNKAMAEEMNEKQVYDAHTKEIDLVNRDPKHLNDDVVKIDFEDVIAEPEGTHSFDGIWKASFTTFTVTKYWFYRLLSALFGIPMALIWGIYFAILSFLHIWAVVPCIKSFLIEIQCVSRVYSIYVHTFCDPFFEAVGKIFSSIRINMQKEI
- the CAV1 gene encoding caveolin-1 isoform X2 — protein: MAEEMNEKQVYDAHTKEIDLVNRDPKHLNDDVVKIDFEDVIAEPEGTHSFDGIWKASFTTFTVTKYWFYRLLSALFGIPMALIWGIYFAILSFLHIWAVVPCIKSFLIEIQCVSRVYSIYVHTFCDPFFEAVGKIFSSIRINMQKEI